The genome window GCGCTGGGCTACGCGCGGGCCAGCGGTGTGCCCTACGACATCGGCCTCTACCGCTCGCCCTACGCCGGGCGCTCGTTCATCAACCCCACCCAGCACCTCAGGGACCAGAAGGTGAGGCTGAAGCTGGCCGCCACGACCGCCGTGGCCGGCAAGCGCGTCGTGCTCGTCGACGACTCGATCGTCAGGGGCACGACCTCGGGCCGCATCGTGAGGCTGCTCTTCGAGGCCGGCGCTACCGAGGTGCACTTCCGCGTCTCGAGCCCGCCGATCCGCTACCCGTGCTACTACGGCATCGACACCGCCGCCCGGCAGGAGCTCGCCGCCGCCACCCTGAGCGTCGAGGAGATCGGGCTGCGCATCGGTGCCACGTCGCTCGCCTACTTGGGCGAGGAAGGCCTGAGGCGCGCCCTGGGGCTGCCCGACGTCTGCCTCGCCTGCTTCAGCGGACGCTACCCCGCCGGCAAGCCGCAGGGGGCGCCGGCGACCGTCGCCGAGGCCGACGCGGCGCTGGCCTAGGACCCGGCGGAGACCGGCTCCCTCAGCCCCGGCGACGCAGGACGAGCAGGGCGAACCGCCACAGGCGCGGCGCGCGCCGCCACCGCCTCGGGTCGAGCGCGACGCGGAACAGCCACTCGAGCCCCAGGCGCGACGTCCAGCGCGGCATGCGCCGCGCGTGGCCGGCGAGGACGTCGAGGGTGCCGCCCACACCCATCATCACGGCCGCGCCCAGCTCCGCGGCGTGGCGGTGCAGGAAGGTCTCCTGGCGCTCGCCCAGGCCGGCGAGCAGCAGCCCGGCGCCGCTCTCGCGCACGGCTCGCACGACGGCCGCCGTCTCCTCCGGGCCGCCGAAGTAGCCGTGGTGGGCGCCCGCCACCCGCGTCCCGTAGCGCCTCGCGACCTCGCGTCCGGCGGCCTCGGCCACGCCGGGCCGCGCGCCCAGGAGGAAGACGGTCACCTCGCCGCCGCCCAGCTCGAGCACGCGCTGCACGAGGTCGACGCCGGGCACGCGGCCGGGCAGCGCGATGCCCTGGCGGCGGGCCGCCCAGGCCACGCCCACGCCGTCGGCGACGACGAGGTCGGCGCGCCGTATCGCCTGCGCCAACGCCTCGTCGCGGCGCGAGCGCACGACGATCTCGGGGTTCAGGGTCACGACGAGGCGCCCCGGCTCGCCCTCCGCCCGCCCGCGCCGCAGCGCGTCCAGGACCCAGGCGGCCGCTTCGTCGAGCGCGAGGGCGTCCAGGGGCAGGCCGAGGACGTAGTGGCGCACCCTGCTTAGGCGGGCTCCGGCCGCGCGAAGCGGTAGAGGGGCGCGACGCCGCCCGTCTCCACCGCCGTGAGGAGCGGCGCGGTGGGGGAGAGCGAGGCGGCGCCGGCCAGGCCCAGGTCCTGGTCGCTGCCCAGGGCGCGCAGGTAGTTGCCCACCGACGAGTGCCAGAGCGCCTCGATGGGGTCGGGGTAGGAGCGCAGCATGGCCACGGCCAGGGCGGTGGCCCCGGTGTGGGCGGCGCCGTCGCCCGTGACGGAACGCAGGAGCCCGGCGATGAGCCCCGCCGCCAGCGCGTCGTCGAGGTCCGGCTCGCCGGCGAAGCCGGAGCATACGAGGTAGACCTTGCCGCGCGAGCGGCTGGCGGCCAGCTCGGCGGCGGCGCGCGCGTTGAGCAGCGAGGCGAGCACGACGGCGGGGGCGGTCGAGACGACGGCGAGGGCCCTGGGGGCGTTCTCGGTGAGGATCACCGCCGACCGGCCCCTCACGTCGAGGCGGCGCAGCGCGGCCGGCGACGTGCCGTGGTTGAAGCGCTCGGGCGGGAAGCCGCCGCGCTCGCCCATGAGCAGGACCGCCGGGTCGGCGTCGGCCTCCTGCCGCGCCCGGCGCACCGAGCCGGTGAGGGCGAAGCGCTCGAGGCCGAGGTCGAGGAGCATCGGCGCCAGGGTGCCCGTGCGGAGCACGTCGATGAGTACGACGACGTCGTCGTAGGGTCCAGCGGGTGCCAGGTCTGTGTGGATCTGCATGTTGCCTCGGGCCGGCCCGCCCGCGGAAGGCGGCAGGCGTCCTCCCCCCGGACGGGACGTCGGGTCGACGCCTGGGGCGCCGAGCACGGGGACTCTACCACTGCCGCGCCGGCCGTTGACGTGACGGACGCATGGCGCGACCCGCGCGCCCGGCGCGTCCCGGTAGAGTGCTCCGTGCGACAGGACATGCGACCTCCCGACCTCCGGACCGCCTACCTCGCAGGGGGCCTAGAGCCCTTCTTCCAGCTCGCGCCGGGCGACGTCGGCGCGGCGCTGGGCCTGCGCCGCGAGGTCGACCGGGCGGCGCTCGCCGCGGCGGTGAGGCCGCACGCTCAGCGCCTGGGCGCGCCGGAGGAGTCGCTGCGCAGCCTGGAGAGGCTGGCGCACCCGCGGGCGATGGCCGTCGTCACCGGGCAGCAGGCTGGCCTCCTCACGGGCCCCCTGTACACGCTCGCGAAGGCGCTGACGGCGGTGAGGCTGGCGGAGCGGCTGGACACCGAGGACCGCCCCGTGGTGCCGGTGTTCTGGGTGGCCAGCCAGGACCACGACGTCGCCGAGGTCGACCACGCCTACCTCCTCGACGCGTCGGAGACGCTGCGGCGCGTGGAGGTGCGCCTGCCGGAGGGCGTGGCCGTGGGCCGCATACCGCTCACCGGCGACATGGAGGCGGCCATCGCCGCGTCGCTGGGCCAGCACACGCCGCGCCCGCCGTGCGAGGGGGAGGTCGTGTCGCTCCTGCGCGAGACGGCGGCGGTCGCGCGCGGCTTCGCGGACTGGTTCGCGGCGCAGCTCTACCGGCTGCTCGCGGGCACGGGCATCGTGATCGTCGACCCGCTGGAGCCGGCCGTGGCGAGCCTCTTCGCGGGCGTGCTGGAGCGGGAGCTCGACGACCCCCTCGAGGGCCCCGCCCGCGTGAACGAGGCCGGGAAGCGCCTGCGGCGGCTGGGGTACGCGCCGCAGCTCGGCCGGGCCGAGGGCGCCACGAACCTGTTCGTCGAGCTGCCGGGCGCGGGCGGCCTGCCGCAGCGGCAGCTGCTGCGGGCCGAGAACGGCGGCTTCGTGGCGGGCGGCATCCGCCTGACGAAGCGCGACGTGCTGGCGCGTCTGCGCGAGGACCCCACGTCGGTGACGCCCGCGGCCGGCCTGCGTCCCGTGGTGCAGGACGCTCTGCTGCCCACCGCCGTCGCGGTGCTGGGCCCCGGCGAGCTCGCCTACGTGGCGCAGCTCCGCGGCGTCTACGAGCTGCACGGCGTGCCCATGCCGCTGGCGTGGCCGCGGGCCACGGTGACCGTGATCGAGCCGGCGGCGGCGCGCCTGCTCGACGTGCACGGCCTCACCGCGGCCCGCCTGCGCGCCGACCCCGACGGCGAGCTGGAGCGGGTGCTGCTCGCGCGGCACGGCGCCGCCGGCGCGTTCAACCGCGCGACCAAGGACCTAGAGGCGTCGTTCGAGGAGCTGCTGGCCCACGTGGACGGCGTGGACCCCACGCTGCGCGGCACCGTCAAGCGCGGCCGACGGCACCTGGAGGCGACGCTGGAGCGCCTGCGCGGCAAGACGGCGGCGGCGCTGGCGCGCCGCGACGCCGAGACGAGGCGGCAGTTCGAGCGCCTGCGCGCCCACCTCCTGCCGCTCGGCCAGCCGGCCGAGCGCGTGCTCTCGCCCTACAGCCACGCGCTGAAGTTCGGCCTCGGGCCGCTGCTCCGGCTGCTGGAGCAGGTGGGCGAGTCGGGGGACCACGAGCTGCGCCTGTGACGGGCGCCGCCGCGTCAGCGGCTGACCGAGTAGTTCGGGGCGTCGGCGGTGATCGTGACGTCGTGCGGATGCGACTCGACGAGGCTGGCCTGCGTGATCTGCACGAAGCGCGCGCCCTCGCGGAACGCCTCCATGTCGGGCGCGCCGCAGTACCCCATGGCGGAGCGCAGCCCGCCGGCGAGCTGGTAGAGCACGTCCCTCACGGGTCCCTTGTAGGCGACGATGCCCTCG of Trueperaceae bacterium contains these proteins:
- a CDS encoding WecB/TagA/CpsF family glycosyltransferase; translated protein: MRHYVLGLPLDALALDEAAAWVLDALRRGRAEGEPGRLVVTLNPEIVVRSRRDEALAQAIRRADLVVADGVGVAWAARRQGIALPGRVPGVDLVQRVLELGGGEVTVFLLGARPGVAEAAGREVARRYGTRVAGAHHGYFGGPEETAAVVRAVRESGAGLLLAGLGERQETFLHRHAAELGAAVMMGVGGTLDVLAGHARRMPRWTSRLGLEWLFRVALDPRRWRRAPRLWRFALLVLRRRG
- a CDS encoding 2-phosphosulfolactate phosphatase, with product MQIHTDLAPAGPYDDVVVLIDVLRTGTLAPMLLDLGLERFALTGSVRRARQEADADPAVLLMGERGGFPPERFNHGTSPAALRRLDVRGRSAVILTENAPRALAVVSTAPAVVLASLLNARAAAELAASRSRGKVYLVCSGFAGEPDLDDALAAGLIAGLLRSVTGDGAAHTGATALAVAMLRSYPDPIEALWHSSVGNYLRALGSDQDLGLAGAASLSPTAPLLTAVETGGVAPLYRFARPEPA
- the bshC gene encoding bacillithiol biosynthesis cysteine-adding enzyme BshC; this translates as MRQDMRPPDLRTAYLAGGLEPFFQLAPGDVGAALGLRREVDRAALAAAVRPHAQRLGAPEESLRSLERLAHPRAMAVVTGQQAGLLTGPLYTLAKALTAVRLAERLDTEDRPVVPVFWVASQDHDVAEVDHAYLLDASETLRRVEVRLPEGVAVGRIPLTGDMEAAIAASLGQHTPRPPCEGEVVSLLRETAAVARGFADWFAAQLYRLLAGTGIVIVDPLEPAVASLFAGVLERELDDPLEGPARVNEAGKRLRRLGYAPQLGRAEGATNLFVELPGAGGLPQRQLLRAENGGFVAGGIRLTKRDVLARLREDPTSVTPAAGLRPVVQDALLPTAVAVLGPGELAYVAQLRGVYELHGVPMPLAWPRATVTVIEPAAARLLDVHGLTAARLRADPDGELERVLLARHGAAGAFNRATKDLEASFEELLAHVDGVDPTLRGTVKRGRRHLEATLERLRGKTAAALARRDAETRRQFERLRAHLLPLGQPAERVLSPYSHALKFGLGPLLRLLEQVGESGDHELRL